The sequence CCCGGTTTCACACCGGCGTTGTCCACACCCCAGTATGCCGTGGGGATGATGTCGGAGAGGAACAGCAATTTTTCATCTTCGAGTTCGCAGTTCTCCGGGACCTTAAACGGTGTGAAGTTCCCGTACGGCACGCGCAAGAGTTCGGCCTGCCCACCTGGGTAGCCGCCGTATGTTTCGCTGTATCCGAAGTAGGCGCCGGCGTCGCCGTGCTCGTTGGAGTTGTCACACTGGCTTTCCAACTCGTGCGTACAGAACCAACATTGGCCGCATGCGATGTTGAACGGCACGACCACACGGTCTCCTTTTTTCAAGTTCCTTACTTCCGGGCCGACTTCTTCCACGACGCCCATCGGTTCATGACCGATGATGTAGTCTTTGTGGAAGTTCGGGACAAAACCATGAACGAGATGCAAGTCGGACCCACAGATTGCCGTTGAGGTGATGCGCACGAGCACATCATCCGACGCACGAATTTCCGGATCGGGAACATCCTTGACTTTTACATCTTTGATGCCTTGGAACGTTACGGCTTTCATGAGACACACCCCTTTCTCTCGCCGCTAGAATCCCCCAAAAATACCTTTTGCATCCAAAAAGCACGCCCTCGTCGGAGAGCGTGCCTGGTATGGATTCAATTAGATGCGATTGGACATTTCGACAGGTTTGCGGTTCCGCGCATGTCTCAAGAACGGGTAGAACACCAACCCGATCACCAGCATCCCGACGCCGAGCAGGAACGTTTTCATATCTCCGCTCCCCGCTTTGACGACCCACAACGAGTACAGCGTGGAAAGCAGTGCGACGATCCCGTCCACGACGCGTTGTTTGCCTTCGATGTTGGTGTAAGCTTCCCCGGTACATACCAGTTTTAACTGGTAGATCGAAGCGACCACGTAGGGCACGAGGTAGGCGAGCGTTGCGACGAGGATGACGAAATCAAACGCTTTGGAAACGGACTGCGAAATCGTCGAGAAGATGAAGAGCTGAGACATGAGATTCGTGATCGTCAGAGAACGAACCGGAGCGCCCTTGCCGTTTTCTTTGAGGAACAGCTTGGGGAACAAACCGATTTTCGCCGCTTGATACGGGACTTCCGACGACATGAGAATCCAGCCGATGGTGGAGCCAAGCAGAGAGATCAAACCAAGCCCTGCCATGAGGTACGAGCCGGAGTTTCCAATCACAGCAGACAGCGAATCGACCAGCGGCTTGTCCGCTTTGACCAGCGCGTCTTGCGAGAGCGTGCCCATGACGAGCACCGAAATGCCCATGTAGATGACGACCGCAGTCAAAAGACCGACGATGGTCGCTTTTTTGACATCGGTTTGCTTGCGGGCTCGCGAGGAGAGGACGACGGCCGACTCCACACCGACAAACGCCCAAAGCGTTGTCACAGCGGCGTGCGAAATTTGGCCAAGCAACCCGATCGATCCCCCTGCGTCGCTTGTGCGGTCCACGATGAGCGGAACCATGTTGCTTTTCTGGAACGCAAACAGAGCGACGATGATGAAAAACGCAAAGCCCAACACTTTGGTCGCGGTGGCGACCAAATTGATTTTGCCCGCACCTTCGATCCCGCGCAGGATCAACGAGTGCATGCCCCACAGCAGTACCGAGCAGACGAGGAAGGTCAGGAAATGACCGACAGAAACGTCAAGCGAACCAACGGTGAACAGCGTAGCCTCCGACGAAAGAATCGGGAAAAAAGTCGAAAGGTAAGAAGCGAAAGTGGTGATGATCGCGACGTTCCCCGCAAAGTTTGCCACCCAGTATCCCCAGGCGACGATGTAGCCGGAGAGCGTGGACGCTTCCGTTCCGTCCTTGAACAACGCCTTGGCATACATCTGCGGACCGCCGGTCAAGTTCGGCTTGCGCACAGCGAGGTTGCCGAACACCAACGCCGTCATCAACACCCCCGCGCCTGTAAACAGCCACGCCAGCAAGACGCCGCCCGGACTTGCCACTTCTGCCAGCGAACGCGGCAACATAAAGATGCCGGAGCCGACCATATTGCCAACGACCAACGCCGTCAGTACCCAAAAACCTAAATTTCGATTGGACATGATGAATGGAGTTCCTCCTAGTAGTGCTAAAGAATAAAAGTTGATAGTCAAGTGACACAACGTTTCACAGTATACTGCTAAAGCACTAAAGGATTCAAGTTATTTGGCACAAAAAAAGGAATGGAAGTTCTTGACTCCCATTCCTTGGTTGGATTAATGATTTTCGAGGATGCGCTCTTTGTTCCGGCGTTCCCCGGCACGCGAGTTCGGTGCGCGCGCCATCAGACCTTTTTTCATATCCACTTGACTCAGCATGTCGTACGCACGGCACCCGCTGAACACTTCCCACATCGCAGCCCCCAGTACATCAAGGAACAGGAACAGCCCAACCCCGGCGAACAAAATCAGATAAACGGACCACATGCAACTCACCTCTTTTTTCAGATCATTCCGTCTATATAGACCACAAAAAAATCCATCGGTTACGCTCCGATGGATTTTTTTGGATGTTTTTTTCTTATAGCTCGTGCGTCCCGCCGCTCAAGACCGCTTCCAACACACGCTGGACTTCGTAGCCGATACGGAAGTCGAACAGCATCGCCGGTTTGCCGTCAATCGCTTGTACCAAGTCCTCGATCAAGCCGAGGTGGCGGTTGTTCTCCGGAACCGGTACGGTCTCCAGCGCTTCGTCCACACCGCCGGTACGAAGGATCGACCAGTCCGCCAACTGCATAGTACCCTCTGTACCGTATGCGGTGAACGCGATGCGTTCCTTTTGCGCGATGTTGCTTTGCCCGTCTACCAATACCCGCACGCCGTTGTCGAGCTCAAACGTCGCCAGAACAGCCGTTTCGCACAGGTTCGGGTCGTCTCCGTACGTCATTTCACTATGAACGCGCGCAATGCGGCCGAAGCGGTGTTGGATCAATTGGATATAGTGCGGCAATACTTCACGAACGAATCCGCCCTGCTCACGACCCGCAATCCACGGGTTCTGTTGCCATTTGCGCGGCCAAGTATGGAACTGCAAGGTCACGTCGAGACGGCGCAACTCCCCGAGATGTCCCTCCTCCACCAACCGGCTGAACTCCGACCAAACCGAACGGTACGGGGTCGGGAAGTTCATCGCGTGGACAACTCCCGCTCGTTCAGCTGCTTCCCACATCTCCTGCGCTTCTTCCACCGAATTTGCCAGCGGTTTCTCACAGAACAGGTGCAACCCGCGTTCCAGCACATCCATCGCCATGCGGTGGTGCAACTTCGGCGGTACGGCGATGTAAACGAGATCGAGCTCACTGCCGCGCAACATCTCCCGATAATCGGTGTACCATGCAGCAGCTCCGTGTTCTTCTGCAACACGCTTTGCCAGATCCGGGTTGAGGTCGCAAACAGCCGTTACCTGCGTCTGTTCGTGCATACCGAAACCTTCCAACACGCGACCGCCGACGCCGCCAATCCCAATCACGCCAACGCGAATCGGGGTCAATCTCTCTGTTTTCATCCGTTCATTCCTCCAAACATTGGAAACTACTACTAGTCTAGCATGAAATGGCAGGAATACAAGTCGGGGACGCGAACCCTACTAGTAGTGACATTAACTTTTCGGGAGGTCAGGAAAACATGACTCTTGCTTTTTTTAACGGTGAATTTCTTCCCATCGATTCTTTGGTGATTCCGATTGACGAGCGCGGTCACCAGTTTGGTGACGGTGTCTATGAAGTGATCAAGGTTTATGATGGCAAGCCGTTCCTCATGCGCGAACACCTCGTGCGCTTGGAAAACAGTGCCAAGGCGATCCGATTGGAGATGCCGTATACGGTCGAACAATTGGAGGAGTTGATCGGCGAAGGTCTCACCCGCGCCGACCTGCGCGACGCTCAAGTGTATGTGCAGATCACCCGTGGCATCGCGGTCCGTCTGCACGCCTTCCCGGACGCTTCGCCGTCGATCTCGATGACGTTGCGCCCCGCGAAGAGCCTATCCGAAGAGACGTTCAACACGGGTGTGAAAGTCACACTGCTTGAAGACGAGCGCTGGCTGAATTGCTACATAAAATCCTTGAACCTCCTGGCGAACATCTTGGCGAAACAAACAGCGAGCGACCGCGGTTGCTTTGAAGCGGTGCTCGTTCGCGACGGTTATGTAACCGAAGGCTCCAGCACCAACGCCTACGCGGTCAAGGACGGCGTGGTCTACACCCACCCGGCGAACAAGCGCATCTTGCACGGCATCACTCGTGCAGCCGTTCTGCAAGTTGCGGCAGAAGCCGGCATCGAAGTTCGCGAAGAAGCTTTCACTCCGGAGTTCCTGTTGAGCGCCGATGAAGCGTTCATTACCAGCACCACCTCGGAAGTACTGGCGATTACGCAAGTGGACGATACGGTGATCGGCACAGGTCGACCGGGTCCTGTCGTCAATCAATTGCACGCCAAGTTCCGCGAACTGATCGTCTAATCGCGAAGAGAAATACATAAAAAGAGTGGAAAGCCGTTGGGCTGTCCACTCTTTTTTACGTACATTTTGCATTGGCCTCTCTCTATCTCTAACACACATGCAACACAATAGAATGTATTATACATTCGTCTTAATTTTCTATCAACAGCTAACAAGTAGGAATTCTCCTAATCGCTTACAGATGTCAAATTACGGGTAATATTCCTCTCGTTCACCCTTCCAAGCGAGCATGCCGTCGACCATATTTTTCAGATTGCCAAAGCCTTGCTTTTGAAGAAAATTGCAGACCGCTTTGCTGCGTCGACCGCTGCGACAGACAACGATGGTCTCGCAAGACGGATCGAGTTCGTTCCAGCGGGTCTCCATGTCGGCGACGCGAATGTGCCGTGCACCGGGGATGATGCCGTGTGTGGCTACTTCTTCGTTCTCGCGCACGTCGACGACTTGCAAGTCCTCTCCGCTCTGGATGCGTGCCCAGATCTCGTCGGCGTTGGTGACGCCCGGTTTTGCCATGATGCGAAGTCCTCCCTTGTTTCAAACGGATGAACGCCCCGGTCGAGTGACCGGGGCGTTTTTTGGTATGCGACTTACTGGATCGTGAAGTAGTCGAGGTTGATGATCGTGTTCGAGGACGAAGCGTTCTTGGTCCCCGTGGACACGACCTGAACCGTGTGCGTCCCCGCAGGCAGTGCGTTGTTGTAATACACTTGTACTTTGTACTGGTTGGGGTTTGCATATAAGTCGAAAGTGGATTGCTTCACACCGTCAACGTAGATATCGACGATTCCGCAATTCGACGCTTTGTAACCAAAGATCTGGATGAAAGTCCCGCTGAACGTAATCGTGTAGGAAGCTCCTGCCGTGGAAGAAAATTTCGCGTTGCCACCGTTGTTACTGGTGTTCCCGGTAAAGCTCCATGTTCCATTGTACGTCAGGACCGATGCATCTGTCTCCTCGAAACTTTGTTTGATGTTGAAGTGGACGACGGTGCTGTTGCCGTTGACGTCCGTCACGGTCAACGTGTAGGAGCCGTAACCGATCGCCGTGCCGAGCGTGTATCCGTTGACTGTCGTACCATAGCGGGTCAGCGTGACCGTTTGGATGTCGTTGGAGGTGCTGGTCGGTGTAAGCGGCGTGGTGGAATTCTGTCCTTCCGTTACGCCACTGATCACCGGCGGCGTCGTGTCGTTCATTGTGAAGTGAACGACCGTCGCATTGCCCGCCACGTCGGTGACGGTCAGCACATACGTGCCGTTTCTCATGATCGCCGTGCCCAGCGTATAGCCGACAACCGCAGTACCGTTTCGTGTCAGAGCAACCGTTCCGATGTCGCTGTCGCTAGAAGTCGGCGTCACCGCCGCCGTGTACGTTTGGTTGTCGCTTACCCCGGAGACGACCGGAGCGGTCATGTCGAGCGTGAAGTGGGTGACCGACGTGTTGCCGTTGAGGTCACTCAGCGTCAGTGCATACACGCCGGCTTGGGTGATCGCTGTGCCCAACGTATACCCCGCCACGGTGGAGCCGTTCTGGGTCAACGTCACCGACTGGATGTCAACGTCGCCCGATGTTGGCGTTACCGCTGTGTTGTAGCTTTTGTTGTCGAGTACACCCGAGACCGATGGTGCCGTCGTATCGTTGATCGTGAAGTGCAAGGTCGTGACGTTGCCCGCCACGTCTGACACGCTCAGCACGTAGGTTCCGTTTTGCGTGAGCGACGTGCCGAGCGCATAGCCTCCAACGGTGGAGCCGTTGCGAGTCAGCGCGACAGTCTGGATGTCCGTATCGCTGCTGGTCGGAGTCAGCGAATTCGTGTACGTTTGGTTGTCGGTGATCCCCGCGATCACCGGCGCGGTGACATCGAGTGTGAAATGGAACACCGTGGTGTTGCCGGAAAGGTCGGTGACCGTCAGCACATAGGTTCCGTTCTGCACGATCGGATCCCCAAGCGTGTATCCAGCGACCGTCGAGCCGTTTTTCGTCAATTGAACCGTCTGGATGTCGGTGTCCGCAGAAGTCGGGTTCACCGAGGTGTTGTAGAGATGGTTGTCGATCAAGCCCGAGATGACCGGTGCCACTTGATCGATGCCAAAGTGGTAGACCGTTGCATTGCCCGATTGGTCGGTGACGGTCAGCACGTAGGTTCCATCCTGTGTGATGGCCGTGCCGAGGTTGTAACCGGCGACGGTGGAGCCGTTTTTCGTCAAGGTGACCGACTGGATGTCGATGTCGGTGCTTGCCGGAGTCACTGACGTGTTGTACAGGTGGTTGTCGATCAGGCCGGACAGCACAGGGGCTGTGGTGTCAATGCTGAAATGACGCACCGTGGTATTGCCCGCTTGGTCGATTAAGGTCAGCACGTAGCTGCCGTTCTGGCTCAGGGTCGTTCCTAGCGTGTACCCTGCAACTGCGGAGCCGTCCTTCGTCAACGTAACCGTCTGGATGTCGGTGTCTGCGCTCGACGGCGTGACCGTCGTGTTGTACAGGTGGTTGTCGATCACCCCGGTGACGGTCGGTGCGGTGGTATCCACCGTGAAGTTCAGCGCTGTGGTGTTACCCGCGAGGTCGGTGACGGTCAGGACATAGGCACCGTCCAAAGTAAGGGTCGTACCCAACGTGTAGCCCGCGACGGCGGAACCGTTGCGCGTCAATGTCACCGTTTGGATATCGGTGTCGACGGAAGCCGGAGTCACCGTGGTGTTGTAGATGTGCGTGTTCAGAACGCCCGAGACGGTCGGTGCCGTGGTGTCGAGGCTGAAATGGTATACCGTCGCGTTGCCCGCGAAGTCTGTCACCGTCAATTCGTAGCTGCCGTCTTGGTTGATCGCTGTGCCAAGCGTGTAACCGACGACGGCAGAGCCGTTTTTCGTCAAGAGGACCGACTGAATGTCGGTGTCAGCAGACGATGGGATTACGCTTGTGTTGTAGAGATGGTTTTCCACCAAGCCTGTTACGACCGGCGCAGACTTGTCGATGTTGAATTGAGTCTGCGTGATGTTGCCCGCCAAGTCGGTAACAGTCAGAACATACGCACCGTCTAACGGGATTGCCGAGCCGAGCGTATAACCCGGGACGCTGAGGCCGTTGCGGGTCAGGGTTACCGTTTGGATGTCGGTGTCTGCGCTGGTCGGAGTGACCGTTGTGTTGTAGAGCTGGTTCTCGATCACACCTGTTACCACCGGAGCGGTTGTGTCGATGCCAAAGTGGCGAACCGTGGTGTTGCCCGCTTGGTCGGTGACCGTCAGCACGTAGTTGCCGTCCTGCGTCAAAGTCCCGCCCAACATGTAGCCCGGAACCGTGAAGCCGTTCTGCGTCAACGTGACCGTTTGGATGTCGGTGTCGCTGGTCGTCGGCGTGACAGACGTGTTGTACAGGTGGTTGTCTACAGCACCGGAGATCGTCGGAGCAACGGTGTCGACGCTAAAGTGCAACGTCGTGGAATTGCCGGCAAAGTCGGTTACGGTCAAAACGTACGTGCCGTCCTCTGTGATCAACGTGCCAAGCGCATAGCCCGAAACCGGGGTCCCCTGCTTCGTCAACGTGACCGTTTGGATGTCGGTGTCAGCGCTGTTCGGGGTTACGGACGC comes from Tumebacillus amylolyticus and encodes:
- a CDS encoding amino acid permease, whose amino-acid sequence is MSNRNLGFWVLTALVVGNMVGSGIFMLPRSLAEVASPGGVLLAWLFTGAGVLMTALVFGNLAVRKPNLTGGPQMYAKALFKDGTEASTLSGYIVAWGYWVANFAGNVAIITTFASYLSTFFPILSSEATLFTVGSLDVSVGHFLTFLVCSVLLWGMHSLILRGIEGAGKINLVATATKVLGFAFFIIVALFAFQKSNMVPLIVDRTSDAGGSIGLLGQISHAAVTTLWAFVGVESAVVLSSRARKQTDVKKATIVGLLTAVVIYMGISVLVMGTLSQDALVKADKPLVDSLSAVIGNSGSYLMAGLGLISLLGSTIGWILMSSEVPYQAAKIGLFPKLFLKENGKGAPVRSLTITNLMSQLFIFSTISQSVSKAFDFVILVATLAYLVPYVVASIYQLKLVCTGEAYTNIEGKQRVVDGIVALLSTLYSLWVVKAGSGDMKTFLLGVGMLVIGLVFYPFLRHARNRKPVEMSNRI
- a CDS encoding rhodanese-like domain-containing protein; the encoded protein is MAKPGVTNADEIWARIQSGEDLQVVDVRENEEVATHGIIPGARHIRVADMETRWNELDPSCETIVVCRSGRRSKAVCNFLQKQGFGNLKNMVDGMLAWKGEREEYYP
- the dat gene encoding D-amino-acid transaminase codes for the protein MTLAFFNGEFLPIDSLVIPIDERGHQFGDGVYEVIKVYDGKPFLMREHLVRLENSAKAIRLEMPYTVEQLEELIGEGLTRADLRDAQVYVQITRGIAVRLHAFPDASPSISMTLRPAKSLSEETFNTGVKVTLLEDERWLNCYIKSLNLLANILAKQTASDRGCFEAVLVRDGYVTEGSSTNAYAVKDGVVYTHPANKRILHGITRAAVLQVAAEAGIEVREEAFTPEFLLSADEAFITSTTSEVLAITQVDDTVIGTGRPGPVVNQLHAKFRELIV
- a CDS encoding Gfo/Idh/MocA family protein, with the translated sequence MKTERLTPIRVGVIGIGGVGGRVLEGFGMHEQTQVTAVCDLNPDLAKRVAEEHGAAAWYTDYREMLRGSELDLVYIAVPPKLHHRMAMDVLERGLHLFCEKPLANSVEEAQEMWEAAERAGVVHAMNFPTPYRSVWSEFSRLVEEGHLGELRRLDVTLQFHTWPRKWQQNPWIAGREQGGFVREVLPHYIQLIQHRFGRIARVHSEMTYGDDPNLCETAVLATFELDNGVRVLVDGQSNIAQKERIAFTAYGTEGTMQLADWSILRTGGVDEALETVPVPENNRHLGLIEDLVQAIDGKPAMLFDFRIGYEVQRVLEAVLSGGTHEL